A window from Citrus sinensis cultivar Valencia sweet orange chromosome 5, DVS_A1.0, whole genome shotgun sequence encodes these proteins:
- the LOC102622827 gene encoding uncharacterized protein LOC102622827 isoform X2, which produces MSHSEIEYGSSSTATSEAHNSIQAPESNAELERRRTNGEKTYQVRVPIPDGVAANSAQPPQNGTMTHLHICLRSLEANSVHSTSSSSIQIPNMNTTTRFNLPSVRLLQDKMLYSHKCVPLYKAALKGDCREAKRILGYDHQFMLRAAITKRCQTVLHVATGAKKTNFVKQMVDLGQDDLLTLQDEKGNTAFCFAAAVGSVEIAQFMLKRNPDLLTIRGGAQMTPLYIAALFGQSKMASFLYRQKEDNLTPDDLENIFFVSIESGLYDLALKLLKKNKKLLAVATHVKYGTAMHMLARNPSAFTSSGPGPLKGMKFITNNTDPSSQALELVKCLWEEISESTHEDVLKLISKPSNLLFDAAHSGNFKFLAVLIRSYPDLVHELDEEGRSIFHIAVMHRHAETFKLIYEIGFGKELIATYVDKSGNNLLHLAAQYSNPKPISKVPGAALEMQRELITFKEVETVVKPSFKEMKNNDGKTPWELFTAEHKTLLEEAENWMKRRAESCSIVATLAIAGVFQAAFTLPGGNKDGKGTPNFHSKIWFHIFVMSEAIAFSCSCISMLMFLSILITSRYRENDFLKLLPFKLILGLLSLFIALTAMMLSFSSNFFLAYRDRINCFSMLPIILVFLPVALYLLLQCRLMGDILYSTCRPRFLLEGKY; this is translated from the exons AACTGGAGAGAAGACGTACCAATGGAGAGAAGACGTACCAAGTTCGTGTCCCAATACCAGACGGAGTTGCGGCTAATTCTGCACAACCCCCCCAAAATG GAACAATGACACATCTTCATATATGTCTACGATCTCTGGAGGCAAACAGTGTGCATTCaacttcttcatcttcaatccAAATACCAAATATGAATACGACAACTCGATTCAACTTGCCATCCGTTCGTCTACTTCAAG ATAAAATGCTGTACAGCCACAAATGTGTGCCTCTCTATAAGGCTGCGTTAAAAGGTGACTGCAGAGAAGCAAAACGTATATTAGGATACGATCATCAGTTCATGCTACGTGCAGCTATAACAAAGAGATGTCAAACTGTTCTTCACGTTGCAACAGGagcaaaaaaaacaaactttgTAAAGCAAATGGTAGACTTGGGACAAGACGATTTGCTAACATTGCaagatgaaaaaggaaacACAGCGTTCTGTTTCGCTGCTGCTGTTGGAAGTGTAGAGATTGCTCAGTTCATGCTGAAAAGGAATCCAGATTTGTTGACAATCCGAGGTGGTGCGCAGATGACACCGCTCTACATTGCTGCTTTGTTTGGGCAAAGTAAAATGGCATCATTTTTATATCGTCAAAAAGAAGACAATTTGACACCAGACGAcctagaaaatattttttttgtctccaTCGAAAGTGGTTTGTATG ATTTGGCGCTGAAATTGctaaagaagaataaaaaactGCTAGCTGTGGCTACTCACGTGAAATATGGGACAGCTATGCATATGTTGGCTAGAAATCCCTCAGCATTTACCAGCAGTGGTCCAGGACCGTTGAAAG GAATGAAGTTCATCACCAACAATACAGACCCTTCATCTCAAGCACTTGAATTAGTCAAATGTCTTTGGGAAGAAATATCAGAAAGCACGCACGAGGACGTCTTGAAACTTATCAGCAAaccttcaaatttattattcgaTGCAGCTCACTCAGGGAATTTCAAGTTCTTGGCTGTGCTCATTCGCTCTTATCCTGATTTAGTTCATGAATTAGATGAAGAAGGTCGAAGCATATTTCACATTGCAGTTATGCACCGTCATGCAGAGACTTTCAAACTAATATATGAGATAGGATTCGGTAAGGAGTTGATAGCAACATATGTAGATAAATCTGGAAATAACTTACTGCATCTAGCAGCACAGtattcaaatccaaaaccaATCAGTAAGGTGCCTGGAGCAGCTCTAGAAATGCAGCGAgaattaataacttttaag GAGGTGGAAACCGTCGTAAAACCGTCGTTCaaagaaatgaagaataatGATGGCAAAACACCATGGGAGTTATTCACCGCTGAGCACAAAACGTTGTTGGAAGAAGCTGAAAATTGGATGAAGCGTAGAGCAGAGTCATGCTCGATAGTTGCAACATTAGCAATTGCCGGGGTGTTTCAGGCAGCTTTCACTCTACCAGGTGGCAACAAAGATGGAAAAGGAACGCCCAATTTCCACTCAAAGATTTGgtttcatatttttgttatgtcaGAAGCAATTGCATTTTCCTGCTCTTGCATCTCAATGTTGATGTTCTTGTCCATTCTGATCACGTCCCGATACAGAGAGAATGACTTTCTGAAGCTGTTACCATTCAAGTTGATATTAGGACTCCTATCACTCTTCATAGCTTTAACAGCCATGATGCTATCCTTTAGCTCAAATTTTTTCTTGGCTTATCGTGATAGAATCAATTGCTTCTCTATGCTTCCCATTATACTTGTATTTCTTCCCGTCGCTCTGTATCTTCTTCTGCAATGTCGCCTTATGGGAGACATACTCTATTCCACTTGTCGCCCTAGGTTTCTCCTTGAAGGAAAGTATTGA
- the LOC102622827 gene encoding uncharacterized protein LOC102622827 isoform X1, whose amino-acid sequence MSHSEIEYGSSSTATSEAHNSIQAPESNAELERRRTNGEKTYQVRVPIPDGVAANSAQPPQNGTMTHLHICLRSLEANSVHSTSSSSIQIPNMNTTTRFNLPSVRLLQDKMLYSHKCVPLYKAALKGDCREAKRILGYDHQFMLRAAITKRCQTVLHVATGAKKTNFVKQMVDLGQDDLLTLQDEKGNTAFCFAAAVGSVEIAQFMLKRNPDLLTIRGGAQMTPLYIAALFGQSKMASFLYRQKEDNLTPDDLENIFFVSIESGLYDLALKLLKKNKKLLAVATHVKYGTAMHMLARNPSAFTSSGPGPLKVPGMKFITNNTDPSSQALELVKCLWEEISESTHEDVLKLISKPSNLLFDAAHSGNFKFLAVLIRSYPDLVHELDEEGRSIFHIAVMHRHAETFKLIYEIGFGKELIATYVDKSGNNLLHLAAQYSNPKPISKVPGAALEMQRELITFKEVETVVKPSFKEMKNNDGKTPWELFTAEHKTLLEEAENWMKRRAESCSIVATLAIAGVFQAAFTLPGGNKDGKGTPNFHSKIWFHIFVMSEAIAFSCSCISMLMFLSILITSRYRENDFLKLLPFKLILGLLSLFIALTAMMLSFSSNFFLAYRDRINCFSMLPIILVFLPVALYLLLQCRLMGDILYSTCRPRFLLEGKY is encoded by the exons AACTGGAGAGAAGACGTACCAATGGAGAGAAGACGTACCAAGTTCGTGTCCCAATACCAGACGGAGTTGCGGCTAATTCTGCACAACCCCCCCAAAATG GAACAATGACACATCTTCATATATGTCTACGATCTCTGGAGGCAAACAGTGTGCATTCaacttcttcatcttcaatccAAATACCAAATATGAATACGACAACTCGATTCAACTTGCCATCCGTTCGTCTACTTCAAG ATAAAATGCTGTACAGCCACAAATGTGTGCCTCTCTATAAGGCTGCGTTAAAAGGTGACTGCAGAGAAGCAAAACGTATATTAGGATACGATCATCAGTTCATGCTACGTGCAGCTATAACAAAGAGATGTCAAACTGTTCTTCACGTTGCAACAGGagcaaaaaaaacaaactttgTAAAGCAAATGGTAGACTTGGGACAAGACGATTTGCTAACATTGCaagatgaaaaaggaaacACAGCGTTCTGTTTCGCTGCTGCTGTTGGAAGTGTAGAGATTGCTCAGTTCATGCTGAAAAGGAATCCAGATTTGTTGACAATCCGAGGTGGTGCGCAGATGACACCGCTCTACATTGCTGCTTTGTTTGGGCAAAGTAAAATGGCATCATTTTTATATCGTCAAAAAGAAGACAATTTGACACCAGACGAcctagaaaatattttttttgtctccaTCGAAAGTGGTTTGTATG ATTTGGCGCTGAAATTGctaaagaagaataaaaaactGCTAGCTGTGGCTACTCACGTGAAATATGGGACAGCTATGCATATGTTGGCTAGAAATCCCTCAGCATTTACCAGCAGTGGTCCAGGACCGTTGAAAG TTCCAGGAATGAAGTTCATCACCAACAATACAGACCCTTCATCTCAAGCACTTGAATTAGTCAAATGTCTTTGGGAAGAAATATCAGAAAGCACGCACGAGGACGTCTTGAAACTTATCAGCAAaccttcaaatttattattcgaTGCAGCTCACTCAGGGAATTTCAAGTTCTTGGCTGTGCTCATTCGCTCTTATCCTGATTTAGTTCATGAATTAGATGAAGAAGGTCGAAGCATATTTCACATTGCAGTTATGCACCGTCATGCAGAGACTTTCAAACTAATATATGAGATAGGATTCGGTAAGGAGTTGATAGCAACATATGTAGATAAATCTGGAAATAACTTACTGCATCTAGCAGCACAGtattcaaatccaaaaccaATCAGTAAGGTGCCTGGAGCAGCTCTAGAAATGCAGCGAgaattaataacttttaag GAGGTGGAAACCGTCGTAAAACCGTCGTTCaaagaaatgaagaataatGATGGCAAAACACCATGGGAGTTATTCACCGCTGAGCACAAAACGTTGTTGGAAGAAGCTGAAAATTGGATGAAGCGTAGAGCAGAGTCATGCTCGATAGTTGCAACATTAGCAATTGCCGGGGTGTTTCAGGCAGCTTTCACTCTACCAGGTGGCAACAAAGATGGAAAAGGAACGCCCAATTTCCACTCAAAGATTTGgtttcatatttttgttatgtcaGAAGCAATTGCATTTTCCTGCTCTTGCATCTCAATGTTGATGTTCTTGTCCATTCTGATCACGTCCCGATACAGAGAGAATGACTTTCTGAAGCTGTTACCATTCAAGTTGATATTAGGACTCCTATCACTCTTCATAGCTTTAACAGCCATGATGCTATCCTTTAGCTCAAATTTTTTCTTGGCTTATCGTGATAGAATCAATTGCTTCTCTATGCTTCCCATTATACTTGTATTTCTTCCCGTCGCTCTGTATCTTCTTCTGCAATGTCGCCTTATGGGAGACATACTCTATTCCACTTGTCGCCCTAGGTTTCTCCTTGAAGGAAAGTATTGA
- the LOC102622827 gene encoding uncharacterized protein LOC102622827 isoform X3: MERRRTKFVSQYQTELRLILHNPPKMKGTMTHLHICLRSLEANSVHSTSSSSIQIPNMNTTTRFNLPSVRLLQDKMLYSHKCVPLYKAALKGDCREAKRILGYDHQFMLRAAITKRCQTVLHVATGAKKTNFVKQMVDLGQDDLLTLQDEKGNTAFCFAAAVGSVEIAQFMLKRNPDLLTIRGGAQMTPLYIAALFGQSKMASFLYRQKEDNLTPDDLENIFFVSIESGLYDLALKLLKKNKKLLAVATHVKYGTAMHMLARNPSAFTSSGPGPLKVPGMKFITNNTDPSSQALELVKCLWEEISESTHEDVLKLISKPSNLLFDAAHSGNFKFLAVLIRSYPDLVHELDEEGRSIFHIAVMHRHAETFKLIYEIGFGKELIATYVDKSGNNLLHLAAQYSNPKPISKVPGAALEMQRELITFKEVETVVKPSFKEMKNNDGKTPWELFTAEHKTLLEEAENWMKRRAESCSIVATLAIAGVFQAAFTLPGGNKDGKGTPNFHSKIWFHIFVMSEAIAFSCSCISMLMFLSILITSRYRENDFLKLLPFKLILGLLSLFIALTAMMLSFSSNFFLAYRDRINCFSMLPIILVFLPVALYLLLQCRLMGDILYSTCRPRFLLEGKY, translated from the exons ATGGAGAGAAGACGTACCAAGTTCGTGTCCCAATACCAGACGGAGTTGCGGCTAATTCTGCACAACCCCCCCAAAATG AAAGGAACAATGACACATCTTCATATATGTCTACGATCTCTGGAGGCAAACAGTGTGCATTCaacttcttcatcttcaatccAAATACCAAATATGAATACGACAACTCGATTCAACTTGCCATCCGTTCGTCTACTTCAAG ATAAAATGCTGTACAGCCACAAATGTGTGCCTCTCTATAAGGCTGCGTTAAAAGGTGACTGCAGAGAAGCAAAACGTATATTAGGATACGATCATCAGTTCATGCTACGTGCAGCTATAACAAAGAGATGTCAAACTGTTCTTCACGTTGCAACAGGagcaaaaaaaacaaactttgTAAAGCAAATGGTAGACTTGGGACAAGACGATTTGCTAACATTGCaagatgaaaaaggaaacACAGCGTTCTGTTTCGCTGCTGCTGTTGGAAGTGTAGAGATTGCTCAGTTCATGCTGAAAAGGAATCCAGATTTGTTGACAATCCGAGGTGGTGCGCAGATGACACCGCTCTACATTGCTGCTTTGTTTGGGCAAAGTAAAATGGCATCATTTTTATATCGTCAAAAAGAAGACAATTTGACACCAGACGAcctagaaaatattttttttgtctccaTCGAAAGTGGTTTGTATG ATTTGGCGCTGAAATTGctaaagaagaataaaaaactGCTAGCTGTGGCTACTCACGTGAAATATGGGACAGCTATGCATATGTTGGCTAGAAATCCCTCAGCATTTACCAGCAGTGGTCCAGGACCGTTGAAAG TTCCAGGAATGAAGTTCATCACCAACAATACAGACCCTTCATCTCAAGCACTTGAATTAGTCAAATGTCTTTGGGAAGAAATATCAGAAAGCACGCACGAGGACGTCTTGAAACTTATCAGCAAaccttcaaatttattattcgaTGCAGCTCACTCAGGGAATTTCAAGTTCTTGGCTGTGCTCATTCGCTCTTATCCTGATTTAGTTCATGAATTAGATGAAGAAGGTCGAAGCATATTTCACATTGCAGTTATGCACCGTCATGCAGAGACTTTCAAACTAATATATGAGATAGGATTCGGTAAGGAGTTGATAGCAACATATGTAGATAAATCTGGAAATAACTTACTGCATCTAGCAGCACAGtattcaaatccaaaaccaATCAGTAAGGTGCCTGGAGCAGCTCTAGAAATGCAGCGAgaattaataacttttaag GAGGTGGAAACCGTCGTAAAACCGTCGTTCaaagaaatgaagaataatGATGGCAAAACACCATGGGAGTTATTCACCGCTGAGCACAAAACGTTGTTGGAAGAAGCTGAAAATTGGATGAAGCGTAGAGCAGAGTCATGCTCGATAGTTGCAACATTAGCAATTGCCGGGGTGTTTCAGGCAGCTTTCACTCTACCAGGTGGCAACAAAGATGGAAAAGGAACGCCCAATTTCCACTCAAAGATTTGgtttcatatttttgttatgtcaGAAGCAATTGCATTTTCCTGCTCTTGCATCTCAATGTTGATGTTCTTGTCCATTCTGATCACGTCCCGATACAGAGAGAATGACTTTCTGAAGCTGTTACCATTCAAGTTGATATTAGGACTCCTATCACTCTTCATAGCTTTAACAGCCATGATGCTATCCTTTAGCTCAAATTTTTTCTTGGCTTATCGTGATAGAATCAATTGCTTCTCTATGCTTCCCATTATACTTGTATTTCTTCCCGTCGCTCTGTATCTTCTTCTGCAATGTCGCCTTATGGGAGACATACTCTATTCCACTTGTCGCCCTAGGTTTCTCCTTGAAGGAAAGTATTGA
- the LOC127902322 gene encoding uncharacterized protein LOC127902322, with translation MGKSKLALHNPPGPIKEPGMMKIPYVDHFPGRITSMCKLDVVVNAIREKLTRQQLKLFKDDIFGHFLQCRSYPFSGVIVHNILLRQVSHGDGNDKDELWFQVGDHLIRLSIGEWCLVTGLCYGEKVFLTKHKTNHRLLNKYFGGRIRDINLGQFEEIFMNLRFKTMNDTDALKIAMFYFADRVLHGRKDHCQINFNLLNEVDDINHFRSIPWGRLSWETIYKSIDNVLNGKAKKFKKASAENPLHRIEKYNFYGFTSAVHAWIFEAIEGLPLEWVEKIKRKGARIVRWKPVASSNINFGEVYSYLNERLDDTIFQTLKPDAKERATNYWKSVEDYVPYLPSWVRNHQPSINAPSSTRPNEVDPDPTSPIGLEQSPVEDAGAADDHYESAHDSDDRNEPEARTKFRNDYFVGRLDKIESSIHELRSELQTGHSSINDLRSELMAERREAQQYRAAVMEFMASFGAGASKGAYSDSPFGPAPSAPDCYGPNVDAGYGTHTDAGNDDEHTPMSLYSLHGDICDDSVQIFTEAPPGVSKFGRPYRPSYIFGSPYFIPPFKRVRNVRALPALNITDYEIDERSSVDMNPLRGLEDSRLCEEFDQWFAGNISVDRPVQQSRNFFEILMGNASMGWLGDEHIHTYYRLISEKQRRFPNALPQRVTHIDTYFWVFLKQLWNNGSCDVNSLQYDNNLSSYMDGREDLMSKPFTDVDMIFIPVNLGGDHWVLARADLRARRMRIYDSLVTFHEDKTYLRKFKPLQVVFPQWLQDVGFYNLRSELQSADPWKVRIVKDVPQQSPGSGVFMLMFTMYLMFGLKLDFDSSHGHYFRKKIAVDIFTGDIAL, from the exons ATGGGCAAATCAAAATTAGCATTGCATAACCCACCCGGACCGATTAAAGAACCGGGAATGATGAAGATACCTTATGTTGATCACTTCCCTGGGCGTATCACGAGTATGTGCAAATTAGATGTCGTTGTTAATGCCATCCGGGAAAAATTAACAAGGCAACAGTTGAAGCTATTCAAAGACgatatatttgggcatttcCTACAGTGCCGGAGCTATCCGTTCAGTGGCGTGATTGTGCACAATATATTGCTTCGGCAAGTGTCACATGGCGATGGAAATGACAAAGATGAGTTATGGTTTCAAGTTGGCGACCATTTGATACGGCTATCGATTGGAGAGTGGTGCCTAGTAACGGGACTTTGCTATGGCGAAAAAGTATTCCTGACGAAGCATAAAACAAATCATAGGTTACTTAATAAGTACTTTGGAGGCAGGATTCGCGATATAAATCTTGGCCAGTTCGAGGAAATATTTATGAACTTACGCTTCAAGACTATGAATGACACCGATGCGCTAAAAATTGCCATGTTTTACTTTGCTGATAGAGTGCTACACGGAAGAAAGGATCattgtcaaatcaatttcaatttacttAATGAGGTAGATGACATAAATCATTTTCGAAGTATTCCGTGGGGTCGTTTGTCATGGgaaacaatatataaaagcATTGATAATGTATTGAACGGCAAAgccaaaaaatttaagaaggcAAGCGCAGAAAATCCATTGCATAGAATTGAGAAATACAACTTTTACGGCTTTACGTCGGCAGTGCAT GCATGGATTTTTGAAGCGATCGAAGGACTACCATTAGAGTGGgtagagaaaattaagaggaagGGTGCTCGGATCGTGCGATGGAAGCCTGtggcttcttcaaatattAACTTCGGCGAAGTGTATTCATACCTGAACGAGCGTCTT GATGACACCATTTTCCAAACCCTGAAACCGGATGCAAAGGAGAGAGCCACAAATTATTGGAAGAGTGTCGAGGATTACGTGCCATATTTGCCAAGTTGGGTCCGTAAT CACCAGCCTTCAATCAATGCGCCATCCAGTACAAGGCCAAACGAGGTGGATCCTGACCCCACGAGCCCAATAGGACTGGAGCAGAGTCCTGTTGAGGATGCCGGTGCTGCCGACGACCATTATGAATCCGCACATGATTCAGATGACAGAAATGAGCCAGAG GCAAGGACTAAGTTCCGCAATGATTATTTCGTTGGACGACTGGATAAAATAGAGTCTTCCATTCACGAGTTGAGGTCGGAACTTCAGACTGGACACAGTTCCATTAACGATCTGAGGTCAGAACTTATGGCGGAACGCAGAGAAGCACAACAATATAGAGCAGCGGTCATGGAGTTTATGGCTTCGTTTGGCGCGGGTGCTTCAAAGGGCGCGTACAGTGATTCTCCGTTTGGCCCCGCACCCTCG GCCCCAGATTGCTATGGTCCGAACGTTGATGCTGGCTATGGTACGCATACTGATGCTGGTAATGACGACGAGCACACCCCTATGTCCTTGTACAGTCTACATGGGGACATATGTGATGACAGTGTACAGATATTCACAGAGGCACCTCCCGGCGTTAGTAAGTTTGGGCGTCCGTACCGACCGTCGTATATATTTGGCAGTCCTTACTTCATTCCTCCTTTCAAGAGAGTTAGGAATGTCAGGGCTCTACCCGCACTCAACATTACGGACTatgaaattgatgaaagaTCGAGTGTGGATATGAATCCGCTTAGGGGACTAGAAGACTCAAGACTATGTGAGGAGTTTGATCAGTGGTTTGCCGGCAACATTTCCGTGGATCGGCCTGTCCAACAGTCTCgaaatttctttgaaatacTCATGGGCAATGCTTCGATGGGGTGGCTTGGTGACGAG CATATTCACACGTATTACCGCTTGATCAGCGAGAAGCAACGGCGGTTTCCAAATGCACTACCACAACGCGTCACGCATATAGATACATACTTTTGG GTGTTCCTAAAGCAATTATGGAACAATGGTAGTTGTGATGTCAATTCATTACAATATGACAACAACTTGAGCAGCTATATGGATGGGCGGGAAGATCTCATGTCCAAACCGTTTACGGATGTCGATATG aTATTCATCCCTGTGAATTTGGGCGGCGATCATTGGGTACTAGCTCGAGCGGACCTTCGCGCGAGGAGGATGCGGATTTACGACTCGTTGGTTACCTTTCACGAGGACAAAACATATTTGCGTAAATTCAAACCTCTTCAGGTCGTCTTCCCTCAATGGCTTCAAGATGTTGGATTCTACAACCTTCGATCTGAGCTGCAGAGTGCCGACCCTTGGAAAGTAAGAATCGTTAAGGATGTGCCCCAACAATCACCTGGAAGTGGTGTATTTATGTTGATGTTTACAATGTATTTGATGTTCGGGCTAAAACTTGATTTTGATAGTAGCCACGGGCATTACTTCAGGAAGAAAATTGCTGTAGATATATTCACGGGCGATATTGCCTTGTAA
- the LOC127902648 gene encoding uncharacterized protein LOC127902648: MDSVVLQLCYDGWWETLADGRTEYVNAKNTAFLVRKDCMFEQFMARVYEVLQINPIEYSLSMKTTLRSSNTMYRACSLPMDIFNDEMVNVVLHMASDVVNYGCIPIFVTTHPRVPAENPEPLVESESSFRANESVPDIEEEVLPQQMSFQQHYSPVNENNDTIDDNGITIADVEDNVLPLGTLLGQHYSPFQNNEFRSYDDPGYNTNNTEADNVQGMNSNTEVDDRDTGHSDIPINNEDEHQYDIPVNNRENRPIPPMARSRRRTTVDPLVSLAPVLPSNLVAPDLVRSCNSADIGVGKLFVEKNELILELRKVALREKFDFKIARSTTTRFEAHCSSESCNWRLRATRGSDEHNVPWVVRRVDNVHTCSNEVLPSGLRQVRSRVVGHLIADKFIQDKRIYTPNDIRTDMQQEYGVQLTYQQAYRAKEVGLEIVRGNPAESYNLLPKYSHVLTKANEGTVTHLQRDGDDNFLYYFVALGSSIKGFTQYIRPVIAVDGTHLKGLYRGSMFVATCLDGNNQLYPLAIGVMDSENNDAWEWFMTKLHGVIGDRPELVFISDRCTAIKRAVLKAFHTASHGVCFYHVKGNIKSKFRMSKAIWDQFEPAFINAAKAYGHEEFKRQLEGLWMLHSTAADYLENNVGTCNWARSEFEGRRYSILTTNIAESVNSLMREPRKFPITHLVDHFRKTLQQWFYDRKIVAESMSTRLTTWADEIVGERRILAERMTVRPVSQHRFHVLGGGMKEGIVDIHERTCSCRVFQLDQLVCAHAIAACLIVRVDYISLCSDYYSKDSLVMAYAEPVEPVGDMTDWDIPEEIQEIRVNPPIEAPPPGRRPELRIPSIGEDVNRRTVRCGRCNQPGHNRKRCKNPIVSNPN; the protein is encoded by the coding sequence atGGATTCCGTTGTACTTCAATTATGTTATGACGGTTGGTGGGAGACATTAGCAGATGGCCGTACGGAGTACGTGAATGCGAAGAATACAGCATTTTTAGTTCGGAAAGATTGTATGTTTGAGCAATTTATGGCAAGGGTGTATGAAGTTTTACAGATAAATCCTATTGAATATAGTTTGTCgatgaagacaactttgagaTCTAGTAACACAATGTATCGTGCATGTTCACTACCTATggatatatttaatgatgaaatggttAATGTTGTGCTGCACATGGCCTCTGATGTGGTCAATTATGGATGCATCCCTATATTTGTCACCACACATCCTCGAGTTCCGGCCGAAAATCCTGAGCCACTTGTGGAAAGTGAAAGTTCGTTTAGAGCAAACGAGTCTGTCCCTGATATTGAGGAAGAGGTGTTACCACAACAAATGTCGTTCCAACAACATTACTCACCAGTCAACGAAAACAATGACACTATTGATGATAATGGCATTACGATAGCGGATGTTGAAGATAATGTGTTACCATTAGGGACATTGTTAGGGCAACATTACTCTccatttcaaaataatgaGTTCCGCAGTTATGATGATCCTGGTTATAACACCAACAACACAGAAGCTGATAATGTGCAAGGCATGAACTCCAATACTGAAGTTGATGATAGGGACACTGGTCATTCCGATATTCCTATCAATAATGAGGATGAGCATCAGTATGATATTCCTGTTAACAATAGAGAGAATCGACCTATTCCTCCGATGGCCCGTTCGAGGAGGAGGACAACAGTTGATCCTCTGGTGAGTCTTGCTCCAGTTTTGCCTTCAAACTTGGTTGCTCCAGACTTAGTTAGAAGCTGTAATTCTGCCGACATTGGTGTGGGAAAGTTGTTCGTTGAGAAGAATGAGTTAATACTGGAATTGCGCAAAGTGGCCTTGCGggaaaaatttgatttcaagattgcacgGTCCACAACGACACGCTTTGAGGCTCATTGTTCTTCGGAATCATGTAATTGGCGTCTTCGCGCAACAAGAGGTTCGGATGAACATAATGTTCCTTGGGTAGTGAGAAGAGTTGACAATGTTCATACGTGCTCTAATGAGGTTTTGCCTAGTGGCCTCCGCCAAGTTAGGAGTCGGGTTGTTGGCCATCTTATTGCGGATAAATTTATTCAGGATAAACGGATATACACGCCGAATGACATTAGAACAGACATGCAGCAAGAATACGGGGTCCAGTTAACATATCAACAAGCATATCGGGCTAAAGAAGTCGGTCTTGAAATAGTACGAGGGAACCCTGCAGAGTCATACAACTTACTTCCCAAATACTCTCACGTTTTGACCAAAGCGAATGAGGGCACAGTGACACACCTCCAGCGGGATGGAgatgataatttcttatacTACTTTGTTGCGCTTGGATCTTCCATTAAGGGCTTCACACAGTACATAAGGCCTGTGATTGCTGTAGATGGCACTCATTTGAAGGGGCTATATCGTGGAAGCATGTTTGTAGCAACATGTTTGGATGGTAATAATCAACTGTATCCGTTAGCTATTGGGGTCATGGATTCAGAAAACAATGATGCTTGGGAATGGTTTATGACGAAGTTACACGGAGTGATTGGCGATAGGCCAGAGTTAGTATTTATCTCTGATCGATGCACTGCCATCAAGCGAGCCGTTTTAAAAGCATTTCACACTGCTAGTCATGGAGTTTGTTTTTACCATGTCAAAGGCAACATTAAGTCTAAATTCAGGATGTCCAAAGCTATTTGGGATCAATTCGAGCCAGCTTTTATTAATGCAGCAAAGGCATATGGACacgaagaatttaaaagacaaCTTGAAGGGTTGTGGATGCTCCACTCGACCGCGGCTGATTACTTAGAGAATAATGTGGGCACGTGTAATTGGGCAAGGTCCGAATTTGAAGGTAGGAGATACAGCATACTTACCACCAACATTGCAGAAAGCGTGAATTCTTTAATGAGGGAACCGCGAAAATTTCCTAttactcatcttgttgatcactttagaaaaacattacagcaatggttttatgataggAAAATTGTCGCTGAATCGATGAGCACTCGTCTAACGACGTGGGCAGATGAGATAGTCGGCGAAAGGAGAATTTTGGCCGAAAGAATGACCGTTCGGCCAGTGTCTCAGCATCGATTTCATGTTTTGGGTGGTGGTATGAAGGAAGGGATAGTTGACATTCATGAAAGAACTTGCTCCTGTAGAGTATTCCAACTCGATCAGCTTGTTTGTGCGCATGCAATTGCTGCTTGTCTGATCGTCCGTGTGGATTACATAAGTCTTTGCTCTGATTATTACTCTAAAGATTCATTGGTCATGGCATATGCAGAACCAGTAGAACCGGTTGGGGACATGACAGATTGGGACATTCCAGAAGAAATCCAGGAAATCAGAGTTAACCCACCGATCGAAGCACCACCACCTGGTCGTCGTCCAGAGTTAAGAATTCCTTCTATCGGTGAGGATGTTAACCGAAGAACTGTGAGATGTGGTCGATGCAACCAACCAGGTCATAACCGCAAGAGATGTAAAAATCCCATTGTGTCAAATCCAAACTGA